A single genomic interval of Falco cherrug isolate bFalChe1 chromosome 8, bFalChe1.pri, whole genome shotgun sequence harbors:
- the HNRNPH1 gene encoding heterogeneous nuclear ribonucleoprotein H isoform X7 encodes MDPCHTEETEGEIPGLGFSDRSEQIVSRGVASAFEAATTEAETEPSLTPNVMLNTESSEGYVVKVRGLPWSCSTEEVQRFFSDCKILNGALGIRFIYTREGRPSGEAFAELESEEDVKLALKKDRETMGHRYVEVFKSNNVEMDWVLKHTGPNSPDTANDGFVRLRGLPFGCSKEEIVQFFSGLEIVPNGITLPVDFQGRSTGEAFVQFASQEIAEKALKKHKERIGHRYIEIFKSSRAEVRTHYDPPRKLLAMQRPGPYDRPGLTRGYNSLGRGSSLERMRRGAYGGGYGGYDDYNGYNDGYGFGSDRFGRGMSDHRYGDGGSTFQSTTGHCVHMRGLPYRATENDIYNFFSPLNPVRVHIEIGPDGRVTGEADVEFATHEDAVAAMSKDKANMQHRYVELFLNSTAGGSGGAYGSQMMGAMVKESEGVVQDWNTSTLPGSQSSYGGPANQQLSGGYGGGYGGQSSMSGYALGTVDGIYEVAQQGQALGEGCYESA; translated from the exons GCTTCAGTGACCGAAGCGAGCAGATTGTTTCACGTGGGGTAGCGTCAGCATTTGAAGCTG CAACCACAGAAGCCGAGACGGAGCCGAGCCTCACCCCCAACGTGATGCTCAACACAGAGAGCAGCGAGGGATATGTGGTGAAGGTCAGGGGGCTGCCTTGGTCCTGCTCCACAGAGGAGGTGCAGAGGTTCTTTTCAG attgCAAAATTCTAAACGGGGCTTTGGGTATCCGTTTCATCTACACCAGAGAGGGAAGACCAAGTGGAGAAGCATTTGCTGAACTCGAATCTGAGGAGGATGTGAAATTGGCActgaaaaaagacagagaaacaaTGGGACACAGATATGTTGAAG TTTTCAAGTCAAACAACGTTGAAATGGATTGGGTTCTGAAGCATACTGGTCCCAACAGCCCTGATACGGCTAATGATGGTTTTGTACGTCTTAGAGGACTCCCATTTGGCTGTAGTAAAGAAGAAATTGTACAGTTTTTTTCAG GGTTGGAAATCGTGCCAAATGGGATAACATTGCCGGTGGACTTCCAGGGGAGGAGTACGGGGGAGGCCTTCGTGCAGTTTGCTTCACAGGAAATAGCTGAAAAGGCTCTAAagaaacacaaggaaagaaTAGGGCACAG GTACATTGAGATCTTCAAGAGTAGTCGAGCGGAAGTGCGCACTCACTACGACCCTCCACGCAAGCTGCTGGCAATGCAGAGACCCGGTCCTTACGACAGACCCGGTCTTACGCGGGGATATAACAGTCTTGGTAGAGGAAGTAGCTTGGAAAGAATGAGGCGTGGAGCCTATGGAGGAG GTTATGGAGGTTATGATGACTACAATGGGTATAATGATGGCTATGGTTTTGGTTCTGATAGATTTGGAAGAG GAATGTCGGACCACAGATACGGCGACGGGGGATCCACCTTCCAGAGCACGACTGGCCACTGCGTCCACATGAGGGGTCTGCCTTACAGAGCTACGGAGAATGACATCTATAAC TTCTTCTCACCTCTGAACCCTGTAAGAGTACACATCGAAATTGGACCAGATGGCAGAGTAACTGGAGAGGCAGATGTTGAATTTGCTACTCATGAGGATGCAGTGGCTGCTATGTCCAAAGACAAAGCAAATATGC aacACAGATATGTAGAACTCTTCCTGAATTCTACAGCAGGAGGAAGTGGTGGTGCCTATGGCAGTCAAATGATGGGAGCAATGG TCAAGGAATCGGAAGGGGTAGTCCAAGATTGGAACACTAGCACATTGCCAG GAAGCCAATCCAGTTATGGTGGTCCAGCTAACCAGCAGTTGAGTGGGGGTTACGGAGGAGGATATGGTGGTCAAAGCAGCATGAGTGGCTATG cactgggcacagtAGACGGTATTTACGAGGTGGCCCAGCAAGGACAGGCGTTGGGGGAAGGATGCTACGAATCGGCCTGA
- the HNRNPH1 gene encoding heterogeneous nuclear ribonucleoprotein H isoform X3 gives MDPCHTEETEGEIPGLGFSDRSEQIVSRGVASAFEAATTEAETEPSLTPNVMLNTESSEGYVVKVRGLPWSCSTEEVQRFFSDCKILNGALGIRFIYTREGRPSGEAFAELESEEDVKLALKKDRETMGHRYVEVFKSNNVEMDWVLKHTGPNSPDTANDGFVRLRGLPFGCSKEEIVQFFSGLEIVPNGITLPVDFQGRSTGEAFVQFASQEIAEKALKKHKERIGHRYIEIFKSSRAEVRTHYDPPRKLLAMQRPGPYDRPGLTRGYNSLGRGSSLERMRRGAYGGGYGGYDDYNGYNDGYGFGSDRFGREWTLFSAGMSDHRYGDGGSTFQSTTGHCVHMRGLPYRATENDIYNFFSPLNPVRVHIEIGPDGRVTGEADVEFATHEDAVAAMSKDKANMQHRYVELFLNSTAGGSGGAYGSQMMGAMVKESEGVVQDWNTSTLPGSQSSYGGPANQQLSGGYGGGYGGQSSMSGYALGTVDGIYEVAQQGQALGEGCYESA, from the exons GCTTCAGTGACCGAAGCGAGCAGATTGTTTCACGTGGGGTAGCGTCAGCATTTGAAGCTG CAACCACAGAAGCCGAGACGGAGCCGAGCCTCACCCCCAACGTGATGCTCAACACAGAGAGCAGCGAGGGATATGTGGTGAAGGTCAGGGGGCTGCCTTGGTCCTGCTCCACAGAGGAGGTGCAGAGGTTCTTTTCAG attgCAAAATTCTAAACGGGGCTTTGGGTATCCGTTTCATCTACACCAGAGAGGGAAGACCAAGTGGAGAAGCATTTGCTGAACTCGAATCTGAGGAGGATGTGAAATTGGCActgaaaaaagacagagaaacaaTGGGACACAGATATGTTGAAG TTTTCAAGTCAAACAACGTTGAAATGGATTGGGTTCTGAAGCATACTGGTCCCAACAGCCCTGATACGGCTAATGATGGTTTTGTACGTCTTAGAGGACTCCCATTTGGCTGTAGTAAAGAAGAAATTGTACAGTTTTTTTCAG GGTTGGAAATCGTGCCAAATGGGATAACATTGCCGGTGGACTTCCAGGGGAGGAGTACGGGGGAGGCCTTCGTGCAGTTTGCTTCACAGGAAATAGCTGAAAAGGCTCTAAagaaacacaaggaaagaaTAGGGCACAG GTACATTGAGATCTTCAAGAGTAGTCGAGCGGAAGTGCGCACTCACTACGACCCTCCACGCAAGCTGCTGGCAATGCAGAGACCCGGTCCTTACGACAGACCCGGTCTTACGCGGGGATATAACAGTCTTGGTAGAGGAAGTAGCTTGGAAAGAATGAGGCGTGGAGCCTATGGAGGAG GTTATGGAGGTTATGATGACTACAATGGGTATAATGATGGCTATGGTTTTGGTTCTGATAGATTTGGAAGAG AATGGACTCTTTTCTCTGCAGGAATGTCGGACCACAGATACGGCGACGGGGGATCCACCTTCCAGAGCACGACTGGCCACTGCGTCCACATGAGGGGTCTGCCTTACAGAGCTACGGAGAATGACATCTATAAC TTCTTCTCACCTCTGAACCCTGTAAGAGTACACATCGAAATTGGACCAGATGGCAGAGTAACTGGAGAGGCAGATGTTGAATTTGCTACTCATGAGGATGCAGTGGCTGCTATGTCCAAAGACAAAGCAAATATGC aacACAGATATGTAGAACTCTTCCTGAATTCTACAGCAGGAGGAAGTGGTGGTGCCTATGGCAGTCAAATGATGGGAGCAATGG TCAAGGAATCGGAAGGGGTAGTCCAAGATTGGAACACTAGCACATTGCCAG GAAGCCAATCCAGTTATGGTGGTCCAGCTAACCAGCAGTTGAGTGGGGGTTACGGAGGAGGATATGGTGGTCAAAGCAGCATGAGTGGCTATG cactgggcacagtAGACGGTATTTACGAGGTGGCCCAGCAAGGACAGGCGTTGGGGGAAGGATGCTACGAATCGGCCTGA
- the HNRNPH1 gene encoding heterogeneous nuclear ribonucleoprotein H isoform X4, which produces MDPCHTEETEGEIPGLGFSDRSEQIVSRGVASAFEAATTEAETEPSLTPNVMLNTESSEGYVVKVRGLPWSCSTEEVQRFFSDCKILNGALGIRFIYTREGRPSGEAFAELESEEDVKLALKKDRETMGHRYVEVFKSNNVEMDWVLKHTGPNSPDTANDGFVRLRGLPFGCSKEEIVQFFSGLEIVPNGITLPVDFQGRSTGEAFVQFASQEIAEKALKKHKERIGHRYIEIFKSSRAEVRTHYDPPRKLLAMQRPGPYDRPGLTRGYNSLGRGSSLERMRRGAYGGGYGGYDDYNGYNDGYGFGSDRFGREWTLFSAGMSDHRYGDGGSTFQSTTGHCVHMRGLPYRATENDIYNFFSPLNPVRVHIEIGPDGRVTGEADVEFATHEDAVAAMSKDKANMQHRYVELFLNSTAGGSGGAYGSQMMGAMGSQSSYGGPANQQLSGGYGGGYGGQSSMSGYDPGSQGAMNSSYYSSGNRASMGVNGMGGMSNMSNMSGGWGM; this is translated from the exons GCTTCAGTGACCGAAGCGAGCAGATTGTTTCACGTGGGGTAGCGTCAGCATTTGAAGCTG CAACCACAGAAGCCGAGACGGAGCCGAGCCTCACCCCCAACGTGATGCTCAACACAGAGAGCAGCGAGGGATATGTGGTGAAGGTCAGGGGGCTGCCTTGGTCCTGCTCCACAGAGGAGGTGCAGAGGTTCTTTTCAG attgCAAAATTCTAAACGGGGCTTTGGGTATCCGTTTCATCTACACCAGAGAGGGAAGACCAAGTGGAGAAGCATTTGCTGAACTCGAATCTGAGGAGGATGTGAAATTGGCActgaaaaaagacagagaaacaaTGGGACACAGATATGTTGAAG TTTTCAAGTCAAACAACGTTGAAATGGATTGGGTTCTGAAGCATACTGGTCCCAACAGCCCTGATACGGCTAATGATGGTTTTGTACGTCTTAGAGGACTCCCATTTGGCTGTAGTAAAGAAGAAATTGTACAGTTTTTTTCAG GGTTGGAAATCGTGCCAAATGGGATAACATTGCCGGTGGACTTCCAGGGGAGGAGTACGGGGGAGGCCTTCGTGCAGTTTGCTTCACAGGAAATAGCTGAAAAGGCTCTAAagaaacacaaggaaagaaTAGGGCACAG GTACATTGAGATCTTCAAGAGTAGTCGAGCGGAAGTGCGCACTCACTACGACCCTCCACGCAAGCTGCTGGCAATGCAGAGACCCGGTCCTTACGACAGACCCGGTCTTACGCGGGGATATAACAGTCTTGGTAGAGGAAGTAGCTTGGAAAGAATGAGGCGTGGAGCCTATGGAGGAG GTTATGGAGGTTATGATGACTACAATGGGTATAATGATGGCTATGGTTTTGGTTCTGATAGATTTGGAAGAG AATGGACTCTTTTCTCTGCAGGAATGTCGGACCACAGATACGGCGACGGGGGATCCACCTTCCAGAGCACGACTGGCCACTGCGTCCACATGAGGGGTCTGCCTTACAGAGCTACGGAGAATGACATCTATAAC TTCTTCTCACCTCTGAACCCTGTAAGAGTACACATCGAAATTGGACCAGATGGCAGAGTAACTGGAGAGGCAGATGTTGAATTTGCTACTCATGAGGATGCAGTGGCTGCTATGTCCAAAGACAAAGCAAATATGC aacACAGATATGTAGAACTCTTCCTGAATTCTACAGCAGGAGGAAGTGGTGGTGCCTATGGCAGTCAAATGATGGGAGCAATGG GAAGCCAATCCAGTTATGGTGGTCCAGCTAACCAGCAGTTGAGTGGGGGTTACGGAGGAGGATATGGTGGTCAAAGCAGCATGAGTGGCTATG ACCCCGGGAGCCAGGGCGCCATGAACAGCAGCTACTACAGCAGCGGGAACCGCGCGTCCATGGGAGTGAACGGCATGGGCGGCATGTCGAACATGTCCAACATGAGTGGTGGCTGGGGAATGTAA
- the HNRNPH1 gene encoding heterogeneous nuclear ribonucleoprotein H isoform X1: MDPCHTEETEGEIPGLGFSDRSEQIVSRGVASAFEAATTEAETEPSLTPNVMLNTESSEGYVVKVRGLPWSCSTEEVQRFFSDCKILNGALGIRFIYTREGRPSGEAFAELESEEDVKLALKKDRETMGHRYVEVFKSNNVEMDWVLKHTGPNSPDTANDGFVRLRGLPFGCSKEEIVQFFSGLEIVPNGITLPVDFQGRSTGEAFVQFASQEIAEKALKKHKERIGHRYIEIFKSSRAEVRTHYDPPRKLLAMQRPGPYDRPGLTRGYNSLGRGSSLERMRRGAYGGGYGGYDDYNGYNDGYGFGSDRFGREWTLFSAGMSDHRYGDGGSTFQSTTGHCVHMRGLPYRATENDIYNFFSPLNPVRVHIEIGPDGRVTGEADVEFATHEDAVAAMSKDKANMQHRYVELFLNSTAGGSGGAYGSQMMGAMVKESEGVVQDWNTSTLPGSQSSYGGPANQQLSGGYGGGYGGQSSMSGYDPGSQGAMNSSYYSSGNRASMGVNGMGGMSNMSNMSGGWGM; the protein is encoded by the exons GCTTCAGTGACCGAAGCGAGCAGATTGTTTCACGTGGGGTAGCGTCAGCATTTGAAGCTG CAACCACAGAAGCCGAGACGGAGCCGAGCCTCACCCCCAACGTGATGCTCAACACAGAGAGCAGCGAGGGATATGTGGTGAAGGTCAGGGGGCTGCCTTGGTCCTGCTCCACAGAGGAGGTGCAGAGGTTCTTTTCAG attgCAAAATTCTAAACGGGGCTTTGGGTATCCGTTTCATCTACACCAGAGAGGGAAGACCAAGTGGAGAAGCATTTGCTGAACTCGAATCTGAGGAGGATGTGAAATTGGCActgaaaaaagacagagaaacaaTGGGACACAGATATGTTGAAG TTTTCAAGTCAAACAACGTTGAAATGGATTGGGTTCTGAAGCATACTGGTCCCAACAGCCCTGATACGGCTAATGATGGTTTTGTACGTCTTAGAGGACTCCCATTTGGCTGTAGTAAAGAAGAAATTGTACAGTTTTTTTCAG GGTTGGAAATCGTGCCAAATGGGATAACATTGCCGGTGGACTTCCAGGGGAGGAGTACGGGGGAGGCCTTCGTGCAGTTTGCTTCACAGGAAATAGCTGAAAAGGCTCTAAagaaacacaaggaaagaaTAGGGCACAG GTACATTGAGATCTTCAAGAGTAGTCGAGCGGAAGTGCGCACTCACTACGACCCTCCACGCAAGCTGCTGGCAATGCAGAGACCCGGTCCTTACGACAGACCCGGTCTTACGCGGGGATATAACAGTCTTGGTAGAGGAAGTAGCTTGGAAAGAATGAGGCGTGGAGCCTATGGAGGAG GTTATGGAGGTTATGATGACTACAATGGGTATAATGATGGCTATGGTTTTGGTTCTGATAGATTTGGAAGAG AATGGACTCTTTTCTCTGCAGGAATGTCGGACCACAGATACGGCGACGGGGGATCCACCTTCCAGAGCACGACTGGCCACTGCGTCCACATGAGGGGTCTGCCTTACAGAGCTACGGAGAATGACATCTATAAC TTCTTCTCACCTCTGAACCCTGTAAGAGTACACATCGAAATTGGACCAGATGGCAGAGTAACTGGAGAGGCAGATGTTGAATTTGCTACTCATGAGGATGCAGTGGCTGCTATGTCCAAAGACAAAGCAAATATGC aacACAGATATGTAGAACTCTTCCTGAATTCTACAGCAGGAGGAAGTGGTGGTGCCTATGGCAGTCAAATGATGGGAGCAATGG TCAAGGAATCGGAAGGGGTAGTCCAAGATTGGAACACTAGCACATTGCCAG GAAGCCAATCCAGTTATGGTGGTCCAGCTAACCAGCAGTTGAGTGGGGGTTACGGAGGAGGATATGGTGGTCAAAGCAGCATGAGTGGCTATG ACCCCGGGAGCCAGGGCGCCATGAACAGCAGCTACTACAGCAGCGGGAACCGCGCGTCCATGGGAGTGAACGGCATGGGCGGCATGTCGAACATGTCCAACATGAGTGGTGGCTGGGGAATGTAA
- the HNRNPH1 gene encoding heterogeneous nuclear ribonucleoprotein H isoform X2, producing the protein MDPCHTEETEGEIPGLGFSDRSEQIVSRGVASAFEAATTEAETEPSLTPNVMLNTESSEGYVVKVRGLPWSCSTEEVQRFFSDCKILNGALGIRFIYTREGRPSGEAFAELESEEDVKLALKKDRETMGHRYVEVFKSNNVEMDWVLKHTGPNSPDTANDGFVRLRGLPFGCSKEEIVQFFSGLEIVPNGITLPVDFQGRSTGEAFVQFASQEIAEKALKKHKERIGHRYIEIFKSSRAEVRTHYDPPRKLLAMQRPGPYDRPGLTRGYNSLGRGSSLERMRRGAYGGGYGGYDDYNGYNDGYGFGSDRFGRGMSDHRYGDGGSTFQSTTGHCVHMRGLPYRATENDIYNFFSPLNPVRVHIEIGPDGRVTGEADVEFATHEDAVAAMSKDKANMQHRYVELFLNSTAGGSGGAYGSQMMGAMVKESEGVVQDWNTSTLPGSQSSYGGPANQQLSGGYGGGYGGQSSMSGYDPGSQGAMNSSYYSSGNRASMGVNGMGGMSNMSNMSGGWGM; encoded by the exons GCTTCAGTGACCGAAGCGAGCAGATTGTTTCACGTGGGGTAGCGTCAGCATTTGAAGCTG CAACCACAGAAGCCGAGACGGAGCCGAGCCTCACCCCCAACGTGATGCTCAACACAGAGAGCAGCGAGGGATATGTGGTGAAGGTCAGGGGGCTGCCTTGGTCCTGCTCCACAGAGGAGGTGCAGAGGTTCTTTTCAG attgCAAAATTCTAAACGGGGCTTTGGGTATCCGTTTCATCTACACCAGAGAGGGAAGACCAAGTGGAGAAGCATTTGCTGAACTCGAATCTGAGGAGGATGTGAAATTGGCActgaaaaaagacagagaaacaaTGGGACACAGATATGTTGAAG TTTTCAAGTCAAACAACGTTGAAATGGATTGGGTTCTGAAGCATACTGGTCCCAACAGCCCTGATACGGCTAATGATGGTTTTGTACGTCTTAGAGGACTCCCATTTGGCTGTAGTAAAGAAGAAATTGTACAGTTTTTTTCAG GGTTGGAAATCGTGCCAAATGGGATAACATTGCCGGTGGACTTCCAGGGGAGGAGTACGGGGGAGGCCTTCGTGCAGTTTGCTTCACAGGAAATAGCTGAAAAGGCTCTAAagaaacacaaggaaagaaTAGGGCACAG GTACATTGAGATCTTCAAGAGTAGTCGAGCGGAAGTGCGCACTCACTACGACCCTCCACGCAAGCTGCTGGCAATGCAGAGACCCGGTCCTTACGACAGACCCGGTCTTACGCGGGGATATAACAGTCTTGGTAGAGGAAGTAGCTTGGAAAGAATGAGGCGTGGAGCCTATGGAGGAG GTTATGGAGGTTATGATGACTACAATGGGTATAATGATGGCTATGGTTTTGGTTCTGATAGATTTGGAAGAG GAATGTCGGACCACAGATACGGCGACGGGGGATCCACCTTCCAGAGCACGACTGGCCACTGCGTCCACATGAGGGGTCTGCCTTACAGAGCTACGGAGAATGACATCTATAAC TTCTTCTCACCTCTGAACCCTGTAAGAGTACACATCGAAATTGGACCAGATGGCAGAGTAACTGGAGAGGCAGATGTTGAATTTGCTACTCATGAGGATGCAGTGGCTGCTATGTCCAAAGACAAAGCAAATATGC aacACAGATATGTAGAACTCTTCCTGAATTCTACAGCAGGAGGAAGTGGTGGTGCCTATGGCAGTCAAATGATGGGAGCAATGG TCAAGGAATCGGAAGGGGTAGTCCAAGATTGGAACACTAGCACATTGCCAG GAAGCCAATCCAGTTATGGTGGTCCAGCTAACCAGCAGTTGAGTGGGGGTTACGGAGGAGGATATGGTGGTCAAAGCAGCATGAGTGGCTATG ACCCCGGGAGCCAGGGCGCCATGAACAGCAGCTACTACAGCAGCGGGAACCGCGCGTCCATGGGAGTGAACGGCATGGGCGGCATGTCGAACATGTCCAACATGAGTGGTGGCTGGGGAATGTAA
- the HNRNPH1 gene encoding heterogeneous nuclear ribonucleoprotein H isoform X9, which translates to MDPCHTEETEGEIPGLGFSDRSEQIVSRGVASAFEAATTEAETEPSLTPNVMLNTESSEGYVVKVRGLPWSCSTEEVQRFFSDCKILNGALGIRFIYTREGRPSGEAFAELESEEDVKLALKKDRETMGHRYVEVFKSNNVEMDWVLKHTGPNSPDTANDGFVRLRGLPFGCSKEEIVQFFSGLEIVPNGITLPVDFQGRSTGEAFVQFASQEIAEKALKKHKERIGHRYIEIFKSSRAEVRTHYDPPRKLLAMQRPGPYDRPGLTRGYNSLGRGSSLERMRRGAYGGGYGGYDDYNGYNDGYGFGSDRFGREWTLFSAGMSDHRYGDGGSTFQSTTGHCVHMRGLPYRATENDIYNFFSPLNPVRVHIEIGPDGRVTGEADVEFATHEDAVAAMSKDKANMQHRYVELFLNSTAGGSGGAYGSQMMGAMGSQSSYGGPANQQLSGGYGGGYGGQSSMSGYALGTVDGIYEVAQQGQALGEGCYESA; encoded by the exons GCTTCAGTGACCGAAGCGAGCAGATTGTTTCACGTGGGGTAGCGTCAGCATTTGAAGCTG CAACCACAGAAGCCGAGACGGAGCCGAGCCTCACCCCCAACGTGATGCTCAACACAGAGAGCAGCGAGGGATATGTGGTGAAGGTCAGGGGGCTGCCTTGGTCCTGCTCCACAGAGGAGGTGCAGAGGTTCTTTTCAG attgCAAAATTCTAAACGGGGCTTTGGGTATCCGTTTCATCTACACCAGAGAGGGAAGACCAAGTGGAGAAGCATTTGCTGAACTCGAATCTGAGGAGGATGTGAAATTGGCActgaaaaaagacagagaaacaaTGGGACACAGATATGTTGAAG TTTTCAAGTCAAACAACGTTGAAATGGATTGGGTTCTGAAGCATACTGGTCCCAACAGCCCTGATACGGCTAATGATGGTTTTGTACGTCTTAGAGGACTCCCATTTGGCTGTAGTAAAGAAGAAATTGTACAGTTTTTTTCAG GGTTGGAAATCGTGCCAAATGGGATAACATTGCCGGTGGACTTCCAGGGGAGGAGTACGGGGGAGGCCTTCGTGCAGTTTGCTTCACAGGAAATAGCTGAAAAGGCTCTAAagaaacacaaggaaagaaTAGGGCACAG GTACATTGAGATCTTCAAGAGTAGTCGAGCGGAAGTGCGCACTCACTACGACCCTCCACGCAAGCTGCTGGCAATGCAGAGACCCGGTCCTTACGACAGACCCGGTCTTACGCGGGGATATAACAGTCTTGGTAGAGGAAGTAGCTTGGAAAGAATGAGGCGTGGAGCCTATGGAGGAG GTTATGGAGGTTATGATGACTACAATGGGTATAATGATGGCTATGGTTTTGGTTCTGATAGATTTGGAAGAG AATGGACTCTTTTCTCTGCAGGAATGTCGGACCACAGATACGGCGACGGGGGATCCACCTTCCAGAGCACGACTGGCCACTGCGTCCACATGAGGGGTCTGCCTTACAGAGCTACGGAGAATGACATCTATAAC TTCTTCTCACCTCTGAACCCTGTAAGAGTACACATCGAAATTGGACCAGATGGCAGAGTAACTGGAGAGGCAGATGTTGAATTTGCTACTCATGAGGATGCAGTGGCTGCTATGTCCAAAGACAAAGCAAATATGC aacACAGATATGTAGAACTCTTCCTGAATTCTACAGCAGGAGGAAGTGGTGGTGCCTATGGCAGTCAAATGATGGGAGCAATGG GAAGCCAATCCAGTTATGGTGGTCCAGCTAACCAGCAGTTGAGTGGGGGTTACGGAGGAGGATATGGTGGTCAAAGCAGCATGAGTGGCTATG cactgggcacagtAGACGGTATTTACGAGGTGGCCCAGCAAGGACAGGCGTTGGGGGAAGGATGCTACGAATCGGCCTGA
- the HNRNPH1 gene encoding heterogeneous nuclear ribonucleoprotein H isoform X5: protein MDPCHTEETEGEIPGLGFSDRSEQIVSRGVASAFEAATTEAETEPSLTPNVMLNTESSEGYVVKVRGLPWSCSTEEVQRFFSDCKILNGALGIRFIYTREGRPSGEAFAELESEEDVKLALKKDRETMGHRYVEVFKSNNVEMDWVLKHTGPNSPDTANDGFVRLRGLPFGCSKEEIVQFFSGLEIVPNGITLPVDFQGRSTGEAFVQFASQEIAEKALKKHKERIGHRYIEIFKSSRAEVRTHYDPPRKLLAMQRPGPYDRPGLTRGYNSLGRGSSLERMRRGAYGGGYGGYDDYNGYNDGYGFGSDRFGREWTLFSAGMSDHRYGDGGSTFQSTTGHCVHMRGLPYRATENDIYNFFSPLNPVRVHIEIGPDGRVTGEADVEFATHEDAVAAMSKDKANMQHRYVELFLNSTAGGSGGAYGSQMMGAMVKESEGVVQDWNTSTLPGSQSSYGGPANQQLSGGYGGGYGGQSSMSGYVDGIYEVAQQGQALGEGCYESA from the exons GCTTCAGTGACCGAAGCGAGCAGATTGTTTCACGTGGGGTAGCGTCAGCATTTGAAGCTG CAACCACAGAAGCCGAGACGGAGCCGAGCCTCACCCCCAACGTGATGCTCAACACAGAGAGCAGCGAGGGATATGTGGTGAAGGTCAGGGGGCTGCCTTGGTCCTGCTCCACAGAGGAGGTGCAGAGGTTCTTTTCAG attgCAAAATTCTAAACGGGGCTTTGGGTATCCGTTTCATCTACACCAGAGAGGGAAGACCAAGTGGAGAAGCATTTGCTGAACTCGAATCTGAGGAGGATGTGAAATTGGCActgaaaaaagacagagaaacaaTGGGACACAGATATGTTGAAG TTTTCAAGTCAAACAACGTTGAAATGGATTGGGTTCTGAAGCATACTGGTCCCAACAGCCCTGATACGGCTAATGATGGTTTTGTACGTCTTAGAGGACTCCCATTTGGCTGTAGTAAAGAAGAAATTGTACAGTTTTTTTCAG GGTTGGAAATCGTGCCAAATGGGATAACATTGCCGGTGGACTTCCAGGGGAGGAGTACGGGGGAGGCCTTCGTGCAGTTTGCTTCACAGGAAATAGCTGAAAAGGCTCTAAagaaacacaaggaaagaaTAGGGCACAG GTACATTGAGATCTTCAAGAGTAGTCGAGCGGAAGTGCGCACTCACTACGACCCTCCACGCAAGCTGCTGGCAATGCAGAGACCCGGTCCTTACGACAGACCCGGTCTTACGCGGGGATATAACAGTCTTGGTAGAGGAAGTAGCTTGGAAAGAATGAGGCGTGGAGCCTATGGAGGAG GTTATGGAGGTTATGATGACTACAATGGGTATAATGATGGCTATGGTTTTGGTTCTGATAGATTTGGAAGAG AATGGACTCTTTTCTCTGCAGGAATGTCGGACCACAGATACGGCGACGGGGGATCCACCTTCCAGAGCACGACTGGCCACTGCGTCCACATGAGGGGTCTGCCTTACAGAGCTACGGAGAATGACATCTATAAC TTCTTCTCACCTCTGAACCCTGTAAGAGTACACATCGAAATTGGACCAGATGGCAGAGTAACTGGAGAGGCAGATGTTGAATTTGCTACTCATGAGGATGCAGTGGCTGCTATGTCCAAAGACAAAGCAAATATGC aacACAGATATGTAGAACTCTTCCTGAATTCTACAGCAGGAGGAAGTGGTGGTGCCTATGGCAGTCAAATGATGGGAGCAATGG TCAAGGAATCGGAAGGGGTAGTCCAAGATTGGAACACTAGCACATTGCCAG GAAGCCAATCCAGTTATGGTGGTCCAGCTAACCAGCAGTTGAGTGGGGGTTACGGAGGAGGATATGGTGGTCAAAGCAGCATGAGTGGCTATG tAGACGGTATTTACGAGGTGGCCCAGCAAGGACAGGCGTTGGGGGAAGGATGCTACGAATCGGCCTGA